DNA from Calditrichota bacterium:
GCATGATGCAGGTGATTGATGCTGACCTTCATCAGCATGATGCAAGACCATACAGTGATGGACCTCTTCAACCGCATCCTGCTTTCCCTTCTCTATCTTCTGACTATCACGGTCGTCGTTTTCGTCGCAATAGACGCATGGGACTATTGGGCGACGCCGGGCATCGAGCGACCTTATCACCCCCGTCATTCGGATTATAAGCCTTCAGGCCGGATCGCTCACGGATTAGGGATTGCCGGATCGTCCTTGATGGTGGCGCTGCTCACCTATTCCGCACGTAAGCGGCTGCGAATCTTCCACGGCCGAGGCAACATTCGCTGGTGGCTCAACTACCATATCTGGATGGGAATCACCGGCCCTCTTTTAGTCGTCCTGCACACATCGTTCAAGATCGGGGGGATAGTCGCGGTTTCGTTCTGGTCGATGGTCGGGGTGGCGCTCTCGGGTATCCTCGGTCGCTACCTATACCTGCAAATCCCGCGCACCCGGACCGGCGTTGAATTCCCACTTAAAGACCTGCAGAACGAAGAGATCCGTATGACAGCCGATCTAATGGATCGGTTTAACCTATCCGGAGACTCACTGGCGGCGGTGCAGGACTTCGAAGCAGGTCGAGCCAGGAGTGGGCTGCCCGGCCTATTCGGTATGCTTCTCGACAGCATTACCCGACCTTACCGACTGCACTTGCTCAGGAGGCGTTTGCAATCCGGGGGGAATCTCGACCGCTCAACTTTTCAGCAAGTGCTGCGTCTCGTCCGACGTCGGGTACTGCTATCCCGTCGCATTCGGTTCCTTGACACGGCACATCAGTTGCTGCATCACTGGCACGTTATCCACCGCCCGTTCGCAGTGGTGATGTTGGTGATTATGGTGATTCACATTGTCGTGGCGCTCCTGTTCGGCTACGTCTGGCTGCTTGGGCCTGAGGGCTCATGATGCCAGACGGGCACTTTTTTGAAGGATAGTTGCGAATGTTAACTTTTGCTATTGCAACTATCGGTCAAAGACGCTAAATTCAACTCGTGATGTCATCGGACCTGACTGGACATCACCTTCAGCCCGGCCTTTACCCTAAGGAGAGTTGGATGCCTCGTAAGTCGTCTTTAGCGGGCGCTCGATGCCGAAGATAGCCGTCATACCCGGGGACGGGATCGGTATCGACGTTACCCGTGAGGCTTTGAAGGTTCTCGCCGCTATTCGCGACCAGGGCGTCGATTTGACCTGGGATGAGTTCGATTACGGCGCCGAGAAGTATCTCGCCACCGGAATCACCCTCCCCGATGCCCAGATCGACGAGTTTCGCCGCCACTACGACGCTGTCTATGTCGGCGCGGTCGGCGACCCTCGCGTCCCCGATATGAAGCATGCTGCCGACATTCTGCTCGGTCTCCGATTCAAACTCGACCTCTACGTCAACTACCGTCCCTGCCGACTGCTCGACGAATCGCTCTGCCCTCTGAAGGGCAAGCGCCCTTCCGATGTCAACTTCGTCGTTTTTCGTGAGAACACCGAGGGAATGTATGCCGGCGTCGGCGGGCACCTGAAGAAGGGCACTGCCGACGAGGTGGCGCTTCAGACTTCGATCAACACCCGCAAGGGCGTCGAGCGGATCATTCGCCACGCCTTCGAGTATGCCAGGACATTCGGCCTAACCCGGGTGACGATGTCCGACAAGTCGAACGCGATGCGCTTCGAGGGTGACCTTTGGCAGCGGACGTTCTACGAGGTGGCTGCCGAATATCCGGACATCGAAGCTAACCATTGGTACATAGACGCGCTCCTGATGCAGATGGTGAAGCGACCCGAGCAGTTTCAGGTGATCGTCACGTCCAATATGTTCGGCGACATTGTAACCGATATGGGCGCGCAGATTTGCGGCGGGCTCGGTCTGGCGGCATCGGGGAACATCCATCCCGGGCGGGTGTCGCTCTTCGAGCCGGTGCACGGCTCGGCGCCGAAGTATGCCGGCAAGGATGTAGCCAATCCCCTGGCTGCGATCCTGACCGCGGGACTGATGCTGGAGCACCTTGGCCATCCGCAATGGACCTGGCAGCTTGAAGATACTGTCAAGGAGATGATTGCTTCCGGCGAAGTGCCGGTCGATATGGGAGGGAAGTTGGGGACGGCGGCGACAGGGGATAGGGTGGTGAGGGGGCTATAGTAATCCTAGATCTCTAAGCCTTGCCCTTAATGAGGCATCTCTTCCTATGTATTTGAAACCATGAATTTTAACAGACCTATTGTCAGGCATGATTTCGGAATCAAAGTAAGGTGCAATAGGCTGGAGATGATCGATAATGCCATTTTCTGCAAATTGAAAGACAACGCCTGCCAGGTGATCTGCCAACTGTAAGATGCGAGTGTCGTGGGAGGGACGGCAAGGTGAATACGGTTTCAATGACATTATCCAACGGTGCCCAGCGATGCCCCTGCTGCTGGAAAGTCCTTTGCAAGCTTTGCAATATTCGGTCTTGAGTAGTTGTCCGTCGGTCGAACACAATGATTCCCTTATGCCAAAACCCTTCGGCCCATCTCCGCTTCAAAAAGAGATTGAACCTTGAACTGAGCTGTTCGAACACCTCGTGCTCGATGGTGCTTTTCAGCGGACCACAGGTATGCTTATCAATGATGACGCAAAAAGAACTGAAATCCCTGTGATGAAGTTGCCAAACCGACTCAATACGAGTCCATAGTGCGTTGCGATCATCGTGTGTCAGGTGCGAATAAACACCCTTTCCATGCCGCAGGTGCTTGAAATGAAACTCGACCCGTACTCCTGCATCCGGAAAGAAATCTCGTTGGATGTTTTCGATGTATTCAGTGACTTTTCGCCAGGCGCCTTCAAAGAGTGCTATGCCAGCCAGAACGTAGTGTCTGGTCGATTCCGCCCCCAAACCGGTATCACCGGATTCATCTACGTAGAGGATATACATTGGTTATCTCGGATAGAGTAAACGCTGGGTGGTTTCCCAACGAGGCCCCCTACGAAGCCTCTCCCAGCGTTGATATAGGATACGAAACGACTTTGTCAAAGTCAAGCAAAATCGAATCCAATGAGGTTCGCTTAACAAATTGACCCTCGCTGAGAAGATCCTCGCCCGCCATTCGGGTCGCGACCGCGTCAAGCCCGGCGACCTAATGATGGCGAAGGTCGATATGGTGCTCGGCACCGACGTCACCGTCCCGCTCTCGGTCGAGGTTTTTCGCTCGATGGGCGCGACGCGCCTTTTCAATCCGGCGAAGGTCGTCCTCGTCAACGACCACTTCGTCCCGGCCAAGGACGTCCAGGCCGCGACGCTCTCGCAGACGATGCGCAACTTTGCCCGCGAGCAGGGTGTCGT
Protein-coding regions in this window:
- a CDS encoding 3-isopropylmalate dehydrogenase, coding for MPKIAVIPGDGIGIDVTREALKVLAAIRDQGVDLTWDEFDYGAEKYLATGITLPDAQIDEFRRHYDAVYVGAVGDPRVPDMKHAADILLGLRFKLDLYVNYRPCRLLDESLCPLKGKRPSDVNFVVFRENTEGMYAGVGGHLKKGTADEVALQTSINTRKGVERIIRHAFEYARTFGLTRVTMSDKSNAMRFEGDLWQRTFYEVAAEYPDIEANHWYIDALLMQMVKRPEQFQVIVTSNMFGDIVTDMGAQICGGLGLAASGNIHPGRVSLFEPVHGSAPKYAGKDVANPLAAILTAGLMLEHLGHPQWTWQLEDTVKEMIASGEVPVDMGGKLGTAATGDRVVRGL
- a CDS encoding DUF3800 domain-containing protein, giving the protein MYILYVDESGDTGLGAESTRHYVLAGIALFEGAWRKVTEYIENIQRDFFPDAGVRVEFHFKHLRHGKGVYSHLTHDDRNALWTRIESVWQLHHRDFSSFCVIIDKHTCGPLKSTIEHEVFEQLSSRFNLFLKRRWAEGFWHKGIIVFDRRTTTQDRILQSLQRTFQQQGHRWAPLDNVIETVFTLPSLPRHSHLTVGRSPGRRCLSICRKWHYRSSPAYCTLL